Below is a genomic region from Lepidochelys kempii isolate rLepKem1 chromosome 5, rLepKem1.hap2, whole genome shotgun sequence.
GCATTAGGAGAGGGAGCTGTGGCTCTCAGTGATGTATATAGCCTGTTCCCTTTTTGGCCTCTTTCTGGTTGCTGTCCTCCTCTATTGTGGATTTCCTGCTAATTTAAGAATTCCATTTTAAGTTGCCCTCTGCTAGACTATGTATTAGGGTTTTGGGAATGGGTGCACAGTTAGATATACTCTGCTGTAGGAACGAATGATGGTCAGCATGGGCTTGATGGGCAGCTATTCAACCCTTGGTCATTCTACAGTGGTGATAATGGTTTTGAGATGAATTTCCCCTCTAATTTCCcttgttttcttccagataaCTATTATCTTTAAATCATACCAGGACTGCACAGAGCAGAAGGTTTACCAGGCAGTCACTGATGACCTACCGGCGGCTTTTGTAGATGGCACAACAAGTGGAGGAGACAGTGACACCAAGAGTTTGCGCATAGTGgagagagtcagtggcagataCATGGAGATGCACGCCAGGTACATCGGGACCACTGTGTTTGTGCGCCAAGTTGGACGTTACCTAACGCTGGCCATTCGCATGCCAGAAGAGCTGGCCATGGCTTATGAAGAAAGTCAGGACCTGCAGCTGTGTGTGAACGGCTGCCCCTCGAGTGAACGCATTGATGATAGTGGTCACTTACCTTTGCCTGTTATGGGGCAGCTTCttccacatgctgcctctgctCAGCCCCAGTCTGTGTACACACTGGAGAGTGCCACTACCAAATGCCATGAGAAGATGCTGGTGAAGGACATCTATTTTTACTCTTGTGTGTTTGATCTGCTCACCACTGGTGATGCTAACTTCACCGCAGCAGCTCACCGTGCTTTGCAGGACGTAGAGGCACTGCACCCCAGGAAAGAGCGCTGGCACATCTTCCCCCACAGTGGAAATGGTGACGTGGGCAAGAATAGCAAATTGTCCGTTAGTCTTGGACTTGTGTGCTTAATCCTTGTTGCgtttttgtagggttttttgtctctaacaaagttttaaaatatatattgtcaTAATATATTGAGTAAAGCTAAGAGTATATCTGTATATACCATGTATATGAAGGGATGTTTGTCTTGGGACACCCGCCAGATTGTACATATCATGTTTCTGTTTTACATGTATGTTGGATGTAATATTCTTTGATTGTATCAATTTGTTTTGCAGTTGGTGAAATGTTTTATAATGTCCCTGCATTGGGACCTCATAGAAAgcactttattttttatatatcaaATATTTATGTGTGTATCTGGGTAATATGTATAATACACATGTACATacaccccacccagtgctcccTCTAAGTATTACATAGTTTTACAAACTTTATATGTAAGTACTTTTTCTGTGTTCCTCTTCTTTCGATCCTTAATTTCCTCCCAAGACCACCAGTCATTCTACTGTGAATACAACACACTAACTTGCTGTTCTCTCTAAGTGGATCGTTCAGAACAGAGTCTGCTTATGATTTATACAGCAATGTGCCATAGGTAGAACAGTCTTGGGTGTTTGAAGTGTTCTCTAGCTCATTTGACATGTTTTAATTGCATAGCATGGCATTTGAATATTGCCCTTCCCTCAAGACTGTTAGTTTTGTTCTGTGAATGGGTTGAAATTGAGGGATCAATTGGTTGCCTAGGCTTAAGGAGAGCACCTGACATTCTTTTAAATTTGCCTAGGTTAAGTGAAATTGGTTGTGTCACTGTAGGATGTCAAGGAGCGTGCTGGGAAATTTTGCCTATGCGCGCACTCCACACAAGCacacttttccttaacagtcccTGTCACAGCTGTCCACCTTCtctggggctgaatgggggcttGCAGTTTGAATCTAATCAGCTGGAGGGGTGCTAAGTGACCTAAGAAATTCCCTTCCATAAGCAGTGCTTTGACCAAATGTGTTAGAATATAGGGAGAGGGGGATTTTAGCAGAGTCCTCATGCATGGTAGGGATAAAGTTCAACCATTGGGTCACTGAATCAATCTAGTGCCTTAAATTATTTCAAGAAAGAGGTAACATCTCACTTAGTAAAGATTTTTCAAGAGTAAAAATACACACATGTGCCActccctctcttctctccccccccccccccccccggtcatgATTGCTAATCGGTCTAAGTGTTGTATTCTGTTTTTCCCTTGGAAACAGTTTAGTGTAGATTAGTGAGTCACTAGCATTccaaggggtatgtctacactgcattttaaaacctacagccgtgagtctcagagcccaggtctacagactcggGCTTGGGGGCTCACTCCGTGGCACTAAAAACCATAGTGCTCTGAAACCCACTCACCTCCAGGCTTCATAGCCTGAGCTCCAGACCCAAGCCTGAATGTTTGTGGCTATTTTTAGTTCTGTAATGTGAGCCccagtctgtagacccaggcacTGAAATTTGCTGTTGCAGGTTGGTGGGGGGTagttgtgggttgtttttttgggggggaggaggggtgctgTGTATACATGAATAACAGACTGGAATAGTCTTGCTTTCATTACTCTGAGTTCAGCAAGTAAACTTAACTAAGTGCTTGTTCGTTGGGTAGTGTGAGAGGTGGTAATTGGAAGTTAAATCGCTCCTCTCTTTGCATGGAATGATGAAGGGCTAGACAGATTAGGGATGGTCTCCTTTTAGCATATGCTGGGACTCTCTGTTGGCAGAGAGACTTAACTTGACACTGGAATGGGTGAAAGATTTACATGCCGCTTACATTGAGCTGGGAATGCTATTTTGAAACCAGTTAAGCTAGCTGGGTTTGGCTGGCCAGTGTGGAAGACAGAACTGTGTACTTGACAAGAACCCTGTCTAATCTGTTCAGACAGTTTGCCCCATCCTTTCTGCCTGCCCACACAGTTTAGACTGAGTTagctggaaatggttttccaactgCTCTAGGTAATGTGGTTTCTGGCCTACTGTAGAATTGGGTAGAGGAGGGGAGCTTTCCTGTTTTGCTGCTCtaacatagtgtgtgtgtgtgggagggggagacccttTGGTACACTGAGTTTAAAAGTATTGTGAAAATTGTGGTGGCTGAGCCTAGAGTTGATACCCCAGTACAAGTACATGGTAAATGATGCAGGTCTACTAGCTAGTTTCCCATACCCCCAGTCCCACAAATACTTGTGTATATACACTAGTAGTGAATTGTGAGCCCCATAGACAAGTAAAATTTCAGAAACGTAGTGCTTCCTTGAAAGCGTTTTCTTGTTCCTGCTGTGGGATTTCTTGAGAAAATGTTATTTGCACATGTTGGTTCTTGAAGTCCACACTAGCCAAAAGAGCTTTATTTAATGCCAAACATCTGGATATTTTGAAGCTTAGTGAATGGTCTCTGGGGAGAGCTTAcgcttagagggaacactggtttTCACAGACACTCCAAATGGCTCTTTTTTAGAAGgcttcagattttatttttatgcttGGAAACCCCACAATGTGTCAGTCTTTGCAAAACTTCCTAGATGTGGTTCATGGATATACCAGTAAGTATATGTTTGTGTAAAAGAGTGACTGTGCAGTGTGTAAATACTTTAAATTATTATGATAGAAGAATAAAGTTACATACCATGCTGTGGAATGTTTGTAATGTGGTATTAGTGACCCCTGGTGGCTTGACAGAGAAACTTATGCACATGTAGTTATAGTATCTGGTAACCCTTAAACCAGAGCCCTGTATGTATTTTCTGCTAGTCATTTGCTGTACAAGACTGTGCTGTACACAACCTCCATGCTCACTTACCCAATTAATTTATAAGAGGCAAATAAATGTCTTTGCCTGTTATAAATTAGCAAGTGTAGTGAAATTTATAATTAGTAATGGCAAAACGGGCCAATTTAAATGAGTGGATAGTGTGTGGCAGCTGATATCTGGAAACATCCACTTAACATCTCGCTTACATACTCTTCTCCACACACAGTGCAGGGAACATTTGGCTAATTGTAAATCCAGTGGTCTCCTTTTGTTGCTTCTGTTGTGAGAAAGATTTATCAATTCCATAAGTGTTTCCTATCCTGCAGCTATGCAATGTCTCCCAAATCAGAAGAACCTTTGAAAGATGTAGAAAATCCACCACAAACTGCAGGTGGATGTTGACATTTACAAAATGTACAACTCTGGATTTTACAAAAGTTCATGGTATTCTGTGAA
It encodes:
- the RGMB gene encoding repulsive guidance molecule B isoform X2, which codes for MGRAAPSCAAAGAEQRRRRLHPPQPAALFLLLNVGLLLRTGNCQLQTPCRIQKCTTDFVSLTSHLNSALDGFDLEFCKALRAYSACTYRNSKVCRGNLVYHSAVLGISDLMSQRNCSKDGPTSSTNPEVTHDPCSYSGRRGARELRGGEQTPPTYLFCGLFGDPHLRTFKDHFQTCKVEGAWPLIDNNYLSVQVTNVPLVPGSSATATNKITIIFKSYQDCTEQKVYQAVTDDLPAAFVDGTTSGGDSDTKSLRIVERVSGRYMEMHARYIGTTVFVRQVGRYLTLAIRMPEELAMAYEESQDLQLCVNGCPSSERIDDSGHLPLPVMGQLLPHAASAQPQSVYTLESATTKCHEKMLVKDIYFYSCVFDLLTTGDANFTAAAHRALQDVEALHPRKERWHIFPHSGNGDVGKNSKLSVSLGLVCLILVAFL